A window of [Clostridium] innocuum genomic DNA:
TGAGGCTTCCTGCATGGCCTCCTCTCGATTAAGAAAGCCCCGTTGTTTCATTTTATGACAGTTCCTGCATCTTCTGTGTAATACGGAAGATAACGAACTCTGCCGGACGTACCGGTGCAATACCAATCACACAGATTAGCCGACCATTCAGAATATCATCCTGTGTCATGGTTGACGGACCGATGTTGATAAAGAATGCCTCATCCTCACTGGAACCGACCAGCGCTCCGCTTCTCCAAAGCGTATTCAGGAACATATGAATCGTTCCCTCCACACGCATCCACAGATTAGCATCATTCGGCTCAAACACCGCCCAGCTTGTATTGGTGCGAATACTTTCCTCCACATATATAAAGAGACGGCGTACGTTGATATATTTCCATGATGCATCGCTGGACATGGTTCTGGCACCCCATACACGAATTCCCTGACCAGGTAATGAACGAATCAAGTTGATGCCCTTCGGATTCACCTTTCCCTGTTCTGCTTCATTGTAATTTACACTCAGACCGGTACAGCCGCGTACAACCTCATTTGCCGGTGCCTTAAACACCCCGCGTGTATTATCTGTGCGGGCATAGATTCCTGCCATGGCTGCACTTGGCGGGAAGAAACCGCTTGTTCTGAGAAGTGGATCATATATCTGAAGCCATGGATGATAAATCGCCCCGTAATTAGAATCGAAATAAGATCGATGCGTCTGCATATCATCCACACTGCGTGTATCGTACGGCATATCCAGTATCGCAAAACGGTTTGCAAGAGCTTCACAGTGTGCCACAAGTGCACTTTGTACCGCTGGAATCGTTACACCCGGTATCGCCATAATACTGACATCATCCACTTCCTTGAAGGCCTCCAGCCCGCTGCGTTTTCCAGGTCCCTTATCTTCTCCCAGAAACAGCTCGGCACCTTCTTCCACAACGGTTTTTCCATCCTTCAAAAAGCCGGTATACAGCGCATCATTCAACTGGAACTGCGACAGCCATGCTTCCAGCTTTTCCACCGTTTCTTCCTCGATTGTGAAAGTCCCCTGTAACAGGATACCCTTTGTCATAACGCGGTTGACGAAATCTGCTGCAGCCGTATTCCATGTCACATTATATGTTTCCACCATACCATCACATTCCGCCTGCAGAATAAAGCCGATTCTGTGCAGGAATATCGATGGCAGCAGATTGTTATCCACATAAGGAAGCGTAAAGCTGCGCTCCAGTTCCAGCTCGCCCTCACGCACACTGACGATGCGGTTATATTCTTTTCCATCCCCCGATACCAGCTCCACAAGATCACCGGCCTCATATCCGCTGATGCTTTTCACACGAACGATGCGCTTTTGCTCATCCCTCGCTTCTTCAAGAATATTGGTCTTAATCAGTCTTTGCTTCTGCATGGTAACACGTACTTCATTTCCCCACGCACCAACGCTGCCGGCTTTTAAATGCAGTGCAACGCCGTCCTGTTCCAATTCCATGGACGCAGTTGTATCTGAAGCACTTGCGACACGCATAACATAACAGCAGCTTCCTCCGTTTGTAAAGAACTGGTCAATTCCATATGCCAGATGCCGATATTTCACAGCAGCATCCAGATACCCTCCAAACACGCTGCGAAACTGCGAAATCCCTGTAATCAACACCGGTTTTCCTGTGACAGGTCCCCGCCTTGCCAGACCGATAAAGCCTGCCGTGGATGTAC
This region includes:
- a CDS encoding phage tail sheath family protein, giving the protein MAEYLSPGVYVEEFDSGPKAMEGVSTSTAGFIGLARRGPVTGKPVLITGISQFRSVFGGYLDAAVKYRHLAYGIDQFFTNGGSCCYVMRVASASDTTASMELEQDGVALHLKAGSVGAWGNEVRVTMQKQRLIKTNILEEARDEQKRIVRVKSISGYEAGDLVELVSGDGKEYNRIVSVREGELELERSFTLPYVDNNLLPSIFLHRIGFILQAECDGMVETYNVTWNTAAADFVNRVMTKGILLQGTFTIEEETVEKLEAWLSQFQLNDALYTGFLKDGKTVVEEGAELFLGEDKGPGKRSGLEAFKEVDDVSIMAIPGVTIPAVQSALVAHCEALANRFAILDMPYDTRSVDDMQTHRSYFDSNYGAIYHPWLQIYDPLLRTSGFFPPSAAMAGIYARTDNTRGVFKAPANEVVRGCTGLSVNYNEAEQGKVNPKGINLIRSLPGQGIRVWGARTMSSDASWKYINVRRLFIYVEESIRTNTSWAVFEPNDANLWMRVEGTIHMFLNTLWRSGALVGSSEDEAFFINIGPSTMTQDDILNGRLICVIGIAPVRPAEFVIFRITQKMQELS